ATCGAGACGATCAAAGCTTTGATCCCAGAAGCGTCTGTAATCGGCGACCCAATCGGCAACCGTCTTCAACGCGGCCGGCTCGAGGACGCGGGGACGCGAATTCGCTTCACGGCCGGAGCGGATCAATCCGGCCTGTTCCAGGACCTTGAGATGCTTTGATATGGCAGGCTGAGACAACTCGAAGGGATCAGCGAGTTCAGCCACCGTCGCCTTGCCGTTCGCAAGCCGCCCAAGAATTGCTCGCCTCGTGGGATCGGAGAGTGCGGAGAAAATCGCATCAAGCTTGTCGTCCATATATCACCACCTAGCTATATAACCGTATGGATATATTCTACGCAGCGTAATGTCAACGGTTTTGCATGGGCGAAATCACGGGACAAAAATCGGTGTTGATGGCTCCCGATCATGTCGGGATACGTCGCTGTTCCCAGAGCAGACGCCACCCCGCGCTCCGTCGTCCTCGGGCTTGACCCGAGGATCCACTCTGGCCTCCTCGATCAGCAGCGGGCATGGATCCCAGGCTCAGGGCCTGGGATGACGGAGGGTAGGGGGCGGGTTGCACACGCCTGTCGGTGAAAGCGGTCGTGCTCAAGATGAGATCGCGGCAACAGCAATCAAGGTGACAAAGACGCTGAGCGGCGCCAAGTGTGCATGGTCGCGGTGGCGGAGAACAGTGAAAACCGCAGCCGCGATGATGACTGCGCCGAGCGCCACTCCGACAATGCGGCTGACGGGAAGCGCAATCAGGACGGCGCTCGATATCTCCAGTCCACCCGTCACGATGCCCCACCAGCGCGGATAGCCCCACCGGGCGAAATCGCTTCGCGTCCCGGACGTGCCGATGGCGTTGACGAGGCCTGCGCCGGAGAAGGCGGCGACCAGGAACCAGATTGAAAGAACGTGAACCATCTTAGTCGGCCCCGATCATCATGGGGACTGCAACCAGGACCATGATCATTGCCGTCAGGCCGTGAATGCCGAAGGCGCTTTTGGTGGAGCCTTTCGCTGCGAGAATGAGCAGCATGTCGCCTGCGGGGATCATCGCTTCGATCAAAAGCACGATGCCGACCTCCCGTTGGGAACCCCACATCATGAACGCCAGCACGAGTAATCCCGCGACGATATCGCGAACTCCCTTCAGGCGGAGCCACCAAGCGACGTTTGGGCCATCTTCGGGAAGCGGCAGGCCGAAACTGCGCATCATGGTCGTCGGGCTGGCAATATAGCCGGTGCCGATCGCGATAATAGCGAGGGCGAGCAACAACCCGGCCCCGTTGGCAAACCAAAGCATGAGACAATCCTTCTATCATTGATATAAAAAATAGCAACGCTAGATAAAGGTGCCTTAGCATTGCTAGTTAGTCAAGCATCGATATAATCTGTGACGGGAATTGGCCCTGCAGCGGCATGGAGATTGAGCAATGGGGATCGCAGAGCGAAAAACGCGGGAAAGGGCTGGGCGGGAAGAGCGCATTGTCGCGGCAGCACGTGCCGTCGCGGAGAATGAAGGATGGGATGCCGTGACGATCCGCCGCCTGGCCAAGGAAATCGAATACAGCCAGCCGATCCTCTATTCGCATTTCGCCAACAGGGACGCCATCGTTGCAGCGGTCGCAGTCGAGGGCTTCAAGGAGCTTGCAACCGTTCTGCAGGATGCGGCGGGCGCGGCGAACGGGCAACGAGAGTCCCTCATGGATGTCGCCATGGCCTATTTCGCCTTCGCCTTCAGCCGGCCTGCACTCTACGAGGCGATGTTTATCCTGCCCACCCAGCTGCAGTTCGCCGAGGCGGAAACGAGACCGGAACTTCGGGCCGGTTTCGACGCCATTGCAGCAGCCGTGTCGCCGTTCTGTGCCGATGTGGAGATCGCGACCGAGACCTTCTGGGCCGCCCTTCATGGGCTTGCCGAGCTCGAACGTTCAGGCCGCATCAGGCCCGGCATGCGTGACAAACGCATCGCGCTTGTTGTTCAGGCGATCGTCGATGCAGGAAGCAACGCGCCTATGCGGGGCTGATGACATTCCGTCGGATGACGCATCGGCTACCGGATGTGGACCGCGCATCTTCAACGGAGAGCCGTCGCCGATCATGTCCGGCTACGTCGCTGTCCTTGCTCCAGACGCCACCCCACGCTCCGTCCTCCTCGGGCTTGACCCGAGGATCCACTCTCGTCTCGATCAGCAGTGGGCATGGATCCCAGGCTCAGGGCCTGGGATGACGGAAGGTGGGGCGGCGACTTCCATGCCGAGATATCTGCGCCGCCAGCCTGAGGCCGATCTCGGCCGCTTGCATGGCGCCGATCTGCGTGCTAAACACTGAACTAGATGGTTCAGTTTTCGACAACTCGCCTTGATGCCTCCTTTGCCGCGCTCTCGGACGCCACGCGACGTGGCGTTCTGGAGCAGCTCGGGAGCGCGGATGCTTCGATCACGGAGCTCGCAGAGAACTTCCACATGACCCTCACGGGCATGAAGAAGCACATCGGTGTGTTGGAGCAGGCGGGGCTGGTGACGACGGAGAAGGTCGGGCGTGTGCGGACCTGCAGGCTGGGCACACGCGGGCTCGAGGAAGAGGCGGCATGGATCGAAGCGCGCCGCCAGATCTGGAATGCACGCTTCGACGCGCTTGATGACGTCATCGAGGCCCTGAAACGGAAGGAGAAAGTCGATGGGGGACAGAGCGAGTAACGGCCGCACGGCGGTCGAACGGATATCCGAACTTGAACTCGTGGTAACGCGCACCTTCAACGGCCCGGTTCGCCTCGTATTCGACGCGTGGACCAAGCCGGAGTTGTTCAAGCTGTGGTGGGCGCCGAAGTCGATGGGCGTGCCCCTGCTTTCCTGCGAGATGGATGTTCGCACCGGGGGCAGCTATCGCATCACGTTCGGACACGGTGCCGCCGACGCCATGGCCTTCTTCGGCAAGTATCTCGACGTGTCGCCGCCATCGCGCCTCGTCTGGACCAATGACGAAGGCGGGGAGGAGGGCGCCGTCACCACGGTGACCTTCGAGGAAGAGAACGGCAGGACGCTGCTGATGCTGCGGGAACTCTATCCCTCGAAGGAAGCGCTCGACCAGTCTTTCGTCGGCATGGAAGACGCGATGCCCGAGCAGTTCGAGCAGTTGGATGAACTTCTCATCACGCTTAGCGCGAGCATGTGACAGCCCGCCTTCAACTCAATTGTTTAGACCGCCCGAACCTCGGCAAGCCGCTTGACTGCGTATTCGTCCTGCCAGCAGATGGCGGCTTCCCATGCGGCTGAAGCTTGCGCGGCGATGTCATGTGCGCCGTCGTCGAGATCGGCAGCGTTGTCGGGCAGCACCAGGTCAAGGTCGGGGACGTCGACATGTGACTCATCCCAGTCGATCAACGCGACCCGATCTGCGGTGATGCGGACGTTGCCGGGGCTGTTGGGATTGCCGTGGACAACACATGTCTGACGCCCGATGAGCCGCGCCCACGCTGCTCGACATCGAATAACGCCCTCAGGCGGCATCGCGGCAAGGTTGATCCTCGTTCCGGTCTCAGTATGCAGGAGGTCGCTCGACGATCGCCAACCCGGGCGCTGCGGCCAGCCCTGCGTCAGCCGATGCAGCTCGCGCAGCGTGTCGGCGACGCGACGCCAGTCGGACGCCGTCTCGGGCGGTCCGCCCTCCATGTATTTCATCACCACCAGACCGTTTGCGAATAGCCGGCCGTCGGTCGTCGGTATCGGCACCGGAACGGTCATGCCTTCACGGTCGAGGTATTGCAGCAGCTCTGCTTCCCATGCAAGATCAGCGTCGCTCCTGGAGCCGAGACGAGCGACCGCGATCTGCCCGTGGACGCGAACGCTCCACACGTCGTTGGCAACGCCACCCGTGAGCCGTTCGATGCGAACCGCGTCTTCACCCCATTGCCCGAGTGCTTCCCATCCCATTGGCGATACCCTTGGCGGCCATGATTAAATTGACCGAAGAAATAGAGAAAGTTTACGACGCCACAAAGGCCGCTGGCGGCGCGAAGCTGCCGTTGGTCGCAACCCGAACGCTCATTCATTCCGTTGCCCTCCGGCTTTCCCCGACAAGTTCCCATAAATCGACCTTCTCGGCCCGCCCCTTGAGCTGCACCAGGCCAAGCGGGCGAAGGGCGAAGCGATCGGCGACAGCCT
This Rhizobium brockwellii DNA region includes the following protein-coding sequences:
- a CDS encoding phosphotransferase enzyme family protein; translation: MGWEALGQWGEDAVRIERLTGGVANDVWSVRVHGQIAVARLGSRSDADLAWEAELLQYLDREGMTVPVPIPTTDGRLFANGLVVMKYMEGGPPETASDWRRVADTLRELHRLTQGWPQRPGWRSSSDLLHTETGTRINLAAMPPEGVIRCRAAWARLIGRQTCVVHGNPNSPGNVRITADRVALIDWDESHVDVPDLDLVLPDNAADLDDGAHDIAAQASAAWEAAICWQDEYAVKRLAEVRAV
- a CDS encoding ArsR/SmtB family transcription factor — protein: MVQFSTTRLDASFAALSDATRRGVLEQLGSADASITELAENFHMTLTGMKKHIGVLEQAGLVTTEKVGRVRTCRLGTRGLEEEAAWIEARRQIWNARFDALDDVIEALKRKEKVDGGQSE
- a CDS encoding SRPBCC family protein; its protein translation is MGDRASNGRTAVERISELELVVTRTFNGPVRLVFDAWTKPELFKLWWAPKSMGVPLLSCEMDVRTGGSYRITFGHGAADAMAFFGKYLDVSPPSRLVWTNDEGGEEGAVTTVTFEEENGRTLLMLRELYPSKEALDQSFVGMEDAMPEQFEQLDELLITLSASM
- a CDS encoding DoxX family protein, producing MVHVLSIWFLVAAFSGAGLVNAIGTSGTRSDFARWGYPRWWGIVTGGLEISSAVLIALPVSRIVGVALGAVIIAAAVFTVLRHRDHAHLAPLSVFVTLIAVAAISS
- a CDS encoding ArsR/SmtB family transcription factor; translated protein: MDDKLDAIFSALSDPTRRAILGRLANGKATVAELADPFELSQPAISKHLKVLEQAGLIRSGREANSRPRVLEPAALKTVADWVADYRRFWDQSFDRLDDYLSKVQGYDND
- a CDS encoding DUF4267 domain-containing protein, whose amino-acid sequence is MLWFANGAGLLLALAIIAIGTGYIASPTTMMRSFGLPLPEDGPNVAWWLRLKGVRDIVAGLLVLAFMMWGSQREVGIVLLIEAMIPAGDMLLILAAKGSTKSAFGIHGLTAMIMVLVAVPMMIGAD
- a CDS encoding TetR/AcrR family transcriptional regulator, encoding MGIAERKTRERAGREERIVAAARAVAENEGWDAVTIRRLAKEIEYSQPILYSHFANRDAIVAAVAVEGFKELATVLQDAAGAANGQRESLMDVAMAYFAFAFSRPALYEAMFILPTQLQFAEAETRPELRAGFDAIAAAVSPFCADVEIATETFWAALHGLAELERSGRIRPGMRDKRIALVVQAIVDAGSNAPMRG